Proteins from a single region of Myxococcaceae bacterium JPH2:
- a CDS encoding HAMP domain-containing histidine kinase produces the protein MHRRLLPTLLALGCGLLALGWGLVSLQRIFTQERDDARAQVRSRREALEQLATEALRRALARKLEENVPAMHAAMGDALAPGEGFYLSFGGHQYLPRLARPLMGNQAPARAAYEAMARQLAEGAASGPWHERLTRLRQVEVDLDAGDRARTSASVEELLRYHAAHPLPSTQELPFTLLVVERLRRGAATPPLVRSLLREGLPEDYGGVARGAGLQRDLLRGRDRITQADFDFLHERIVQVSTAMGERSDDFQARAREEGAGALVMPAGLVGPILLGERWYVEPGKDEVVRGLTVDVDALLGDITQDLRRRGLFGTSGRVLLSPSGAVRPLSDVGLVVAMPEWAAAEADIDARYGLKTLLGAACGALAVAIVAVSMVAQQRKHRFLELKNDFIATVSHELRTPLASIRLLGETLERRLGHTEVAGDYPTRIVRAADGLHFLVENILSFNRIDKGRWKLQVSRVRLEELVGLLRDDLTDVVPVPVALTSDVDELELEADASLLRMLFANLGRNACAYNRRNPVELSMRATRVPGHGCTVLFSDNGVGIPESEWERVFQDFYRLSPPGQETQGSGLGLALCRRIMALHRGTLHIVASGPEGTTFALTFPESRLHP, from the coding sequence ATGCATCGTCGGCTCCTCCCCACACTCCTGGCGCTCGGCTGTGGCCTGCTGGCCCTGGGTTGGGGACTGGTGAGCCTCCAGCGCATCTTCACCCAGGAGCGCGACGATGCCCGCGCCCAGGTGCGCTCGCGCCGAGAGGCGTTGGAGCAGCTCGCCACGGAGGCGCTGCGGCGAGCGCTGGCGCGCAAGCTGGAGGAGAACGTCCCCGCCATGCACGCGGCCATGGGCGACGCGCTCGCGCCCGGCGAGGGCTTCTACCTGTCGTTCGGGGGCCACCAGTACCTGCCGCGCCTCGCGCGTCCCCTCATGGGCAACCAGGCCCCCGCGCGGGCGGCCTACGAGGCGATGGCGCGCCAGCTCGCGGAGGGAGCGGCGAGCGGGCCCTGGCACGAGCGACTCACCCGCCTGCGGCAGGTGGAGGTGGACCTGGACGCGGGAGATCGCGCGAGGACGTCCGCGAGCGTGGAGGAGCTGCTGCGCTATCACGCCGCCCATCCGCTGCCGTCCACGCAGGAGCTGCCCTTCACGCTGCTCGTGGTGGAGCGCCTGCGGCGAGGCGCGGCCACGCCTCCCTTGGTGCGCTCGCTCCTGCGCGAGGGACTGCCCGAGGACTACGGCGGCGTGGCGCGCGGGGCGGGCCTGCAGCGCGACCTCCTGCGCGGGCGCGACCGCATCACCCAGGCGGACTTCGACTTCCTGCACGAGCGAATCGTCCAGGTGAGCACCGCGATGGGCGAGCGCAGCGACGACTTCCAGGCCCGTGCCCGCGAGGAAGGCGCGGGTGCGCTGGTGATGCCCGCGGGCCTGGTCGGCCCCATCCTCCTGGGAGAGCGCTGGTACGTGGAGCCCGGCAAGGACGAGGTCGTCCGCGGACTCACGGTGGACGTGGACGCGCTGCTCGGCGACATCACCCAGGACCTGCGTCGGCGCGGGCTCTTCGGCACCAGCGGGCGGGTGCTGCTCAGCCCCTCGGGCGCGGTGCGACCGCTGTCGGACGTGGGGCTCGTGGTGGCCATGCCCGAGTGGGCCGCGGCGGAGGCGGACATCGACGCCCGCTACGGCTTGAAGACGCTGCTGGGGGCCGCGTGCGGCGCGCTGGCGGTGGCCATCGTCGCGGTGTCGATGGTGGCGCAGCAGCGCAAGCACCGCTTCCTGGAGCTGAAGAACGACTTCATCGCCACCGTGTCGCACGAGCTGCGCACGCCCCTGGCCTCCATCCGACTGCTCGGCGAGACGCTGGAGCGGAGGCTCGGCCACACCGAAGTGGCGGGCGACTACCCCACGCGCATCGTCCGCGCCGCGGATGGGCTGCACTTCCTCGTGGAGAACATCCTGTCCTTCAACCGCATCGACAAGGGACGCTGGAAGCTCCAGGTCTCCCGCGTGCGACTGGAGGAGCTGGTGGGCCTGTTGCGCGACGACCTGACGGACGTCGTCCCGGTGCCGGTGGCGCTGACCTCGGACGTGGACGAGCTGGAATTGGAAGCCGACGCCTCCCTGCTGCGCATGCTCTTCGCGAACCTGGGCCGCAATGCGTGCGCCTACAACCGCCGCAACCCGGTGGAGCTGTCCATGCGCGCCACGCGCGTGCCCGGCCACGGGTGCACGGTGCTCTTCTCCGACAACGGCGTGGGCATCCCCGAGTCCGAGTGGGAGCGCGTCTTCCAGGACTTCTACCGACTGTCCCCTCCCGGGCAGGAGACGCAAGGCAGTGGCCTGGGACTGGCGCTGTGCCGCAGAATCATGGCCTTGCACCGGGGCACGCTCCACATCGTCGCCTCCGGCCCCGAAGGCACGACCTTCGCGCTGACCTTTCCCGAGTCGCGCCTCCACCCATGA
- a CDS encoding response regulator transcription factor, whose product MTLSSPTPSTRPTILIVEDDANLRLGLRDNLRDEGYDVTEAASARDAEPHLREREFDLLILDVMLPGEDGYTFCRRLRALGIKSMVMMLTARSLEDDLIRGFDAGAQDYLTKPYRLRELLARVQALVRRAGVSPAQVMGFAGYSLDLGRRTLTRPDGGLVELTRTEFDLLAFLLRHCDRALPRGEILDAVWGRDVVVDPRTVDNFVSNLKKKLGWTSTSGFTIHTIRGVGYRMELSGPLTS is encoded by the coding sequence ATGACGCTCTCCAGCCCAACGCCCTCCACCCGCCCCACCATCCTCATCGTCGAGGACGACGCCAACCTGCGCCTGGGCCTGCGCGACAACCTGCGCGACGAGGGCTACGACGTCACGGAGGCCGCGTCCGCCCGAGACGCCGAGCCCCACCTGCGCGAGCGCGAGTTCGACCTGCTCATCCTCGACGTCATGTTGCCGGGCGAGGACGGCTACACGTTCTGCCGCCGCCTGCGCGCCTTGGGCATCAAGAGCATGGTGATGATGCTCACCGCGCGCTCGCTGGAGGATGACCTCATCCGAGGCTTCGACGCGGGCGCGCAGGACTACCTCACCAAGCCCTACCGACTGAGGGAGCTGCTCGCGCGGGTTCAGGCCCTGGTGCGCCGCGCGGGAGTCTCACCGGCCCAGGTGATGGGCTTCGCGGGCTACAGCCTGGACCTGGGCCGCCGCACGCTCACGCGGCCCGATGGCGGGCTGGTGGAGCTGACCCGCACCGAGTTCGATCTGCTCGCCTTCCTGCTGCGCCACTGCGACCGCGCACTGCCCCGCGGAGAGATCCTGGACGCGGTCTGGGGCCGTGACGTTGTCGTGGACCCTCGCACGGTGGACAACTTCGTCTCCAACCTGAAGAAGAAGCTCGGCTGGACGAGCACCTCGGGGTTCACCATCCACACCATCCGAGGCGTGGGCTATCGCATGGAGCTGTCCGGTCCTCTCACGTCATGA
- a CDS encoding TonB family protein — translation MFHSVLERQGLRAGRLGTGAWVSFGVHVGLLALVVLMTSQPAAAPLPKEVELVFRPPGPTIAKGTPAPVKPAQANTPPPRRNRPHMPSVVKPLPMDPPPANIEPPSTPSSDNANANANAPGGDEPVGDPNGDPNSTSSIGHLPIPGLDTALQSSGTDILPFGAAMTPPVRQGGEPLAYTHEALAARVEGSLVVKCVITDTGKVHKCRVIKGLPFMDEAVVEALESWHYSPVTFQGRPVSVSYVFNLKLKLPR, via the coding sequence ATGTTCCATTCCGTGTTGGAGCGACAGGGATTGCGTGCGGGGCGCCTGGGAACCGGCGCGTGGGTGTCCTTCGGAGTGCACGTGGGACTGTTGGCACTGGTGGTGCTGATGACCAGCCAGCCCGCCGCGGCGCCGCTCCCGAAGGAAGTGGAACTCGTCTTCCGCCCGCCCGGGCCCACCATCGCGAAGGGCACGCCCGCCCCCGTCAAGCCGGCCCAGGCCAACACCCCGCCGCCGCGGCGCAATCGCCCGCACATGCCCTCGGTGGTGAAGCCGCTGCCCATGGACCCGCCGCCCGCCAACATCGAGCCGCCGTCGACACCGTCCTCGGACAACGCGAACGCGAATGCGAATGCACCGGGCGGCGATGAGCCGGTGGGCGATCCCAACGGCGATCCGAACAGCACCAGTAGCATCGGCCATCTGCCCATCCCCGGCCTCGACACGGCCCTGCAGTCCTCGGGCACGGACATCCTCCCGTTCGGCGCGGCGATGACGCCGCCGGTGCGCCAGGGTGGCGAGCCGCTCGCCTACACCCATGAGGCATTGGCCGCGCGCGTCGAGGGCAGCCTGGTCGTCAAGTGCGTCATCACCGACACGGGCAAGGTGCACAAGTGCCGCGTCATCAAGGGACTGCCCTTCATGGACGAGGCCGTGGTGGAGGCACTCGAGTCCTGGCATTACTCGCCGGTGACCTTCCAGGGCCGCCCCGTCAGCGTCTCGTATGTCTTCAACCTCAAGCTGAAGCTCCCGCGCTGA
- a CDS encoding class I SAM-dependent methyltransferase: MATATDLDFTYSQIDRLFRLSIGEMADFSGARYDGDFSLSLEEAQHRKHEFIAENLGITSGSRVLDLGCGWGPFLRFAESLGAHATGVTLSRGQAESCQRHGLDVHLRDCRTITRDTFGSFDAVVSLGAFEHFCSIDEYRQGRQEAIYSQLFASVRELLPPGGRFYLQTMVFGPKMLPYEAIDLRAPRGSDAHVLGLMTAQFPGSWLPYGREQLERTFAPFFRLVSATSGRLDYIETIRQWRQRFSEFSLPKFAVKMTLLPRYLFSRQFRNAFASGISANSVCFERHLFDHYRMVLEAV, translated from the coding sequence GTGGCCACCGCGACGGATCTCGACTTCACGTACAGCCAGATTGACCGCCTCTTCCGGCTGTCCATTGGCGAGATGGCGGACTTCAGCGGCGCCCGCTACGACGGTGACTTCTCGCTCAGCCTCGAAGAAGCCCAGCACCGCAAGCACGAGTTCATCGCGGAGAACCTGGGCATCACCTCCGGCTCCCGCGTGCTGGACCTGGGCTGCGGCTGGGGCCCCTTCCTGCGCTTCGCGGAGTCACTCGGCGCCCACGCCACCGGCGTCACGCTCTCCCGAGGACAAGCGGAGTCCTGTCAGCGCCACGGCCTGGACGTGCACCTGCGAGATTGCCGCACGATTACCCGCGACACCTTCGGAAGCTTCGACGCGGTGGTCAGCCTGGGCGCCTTCGAGCACTTCTGCTCCATCGACGAGTACCGACAGGGAAGACAAGAGGCCATCTACTCGCAACTCTTCGCCTCGGTGCGCGAGCTGCTTCCTCCCGGTGGGCGCTTCTATCTCCAGACGATGGTGTTCGGGCCCAAGATGCTTCCCTACGAGGCCATCGACCTGCGCGCGCCCCGCGGCTCGGATGCCCATGTGCTGGGTTTGATGACCGCGCAGTTCCCCGGCTCGTGGTTGCCCTACGGCCGAGAGCAGCTGGAGCGCACCTTCGCCCCCTTCTTCCGGTTGGTGTCCGCCACCAGCGGCCGGCTCGACTACATCGAGACCATCCGACAGTGGCGCCAACGCTTCTCCGAGTTCAGCCTGCCCAAATTCGCCGTCAAGATGACCCTGCTGCCGCGCTACCTCTTCAGCCGACAGTTCCGCAACGCCTTCGCCTCGGGCATCAGCGCCAACTCGGTGTGCTTCGAGCGCCACCTCTTCGACCACTATCGGATGGTCCTCGAGGCCGTGTAG
- a CDS encoding SusC/RagA family TonB-linked outer membrane protein, giving the protein MARSGAVIPGCVIALFSLQTLAQEPTSGAAPSTPPAANPPAATAPAPASAPSPAPAATAPATSAPAATAPVEGRTIRGKVFDKLTSDGLPLVRVIIKGSTKGTETEVDGSFTLPGAPRGPVTLLFSSQDYKEREVSVGASQSDVRVVMEGSFSEEMVVVGRASELARKNVANAVASVNAEEVTRTPTQTVDQALQGKIAGANIQSNSGAPGGGLQIRMRGVSTINGSTAPLYVVDGVLVSDVAVASGVFAVTASVGGSNPSPTQDNQVNRIADINPNDIESIEVLKGASAAAIYGSKAANGVIIITTKHGRTAEPEVNVTQRVGMYTLANKLGSRQFNSLEEAQAAYKKVDVSQYYVPGRTFDHEAELAGRRDVSSETLASVSGASGNTKYFASALVKNDEGIVANTGYEKQSFRLNLGQKLGESVDVSVTSNLLHTLGQRGLTNNDNRGISNYMVLPFTPSFYDAKAGSDGLYPSNPFLGSTANPLQTIALMRNDEDVWRLVGSADATWHAWQTDENHLRVLANFGVDRFQQENTLYFPPALNFEPVDDGKPGSSLFGTSQVRNLNGGLNLVHTYSPTSKSIVATTSGGIQMEERSLDSVYIVSRNLNGGQQNVDSGTDVSVRQNRTLVRDRGYYIQEEALLLDQRLTLVGALRAEQSSANGNPDALFFYPKLASAYRIPTTSPAFNELKVRVAYGETGNQPLYGQKFSGLAATGNIGGNPGLVGTGIAGDPNIKPERQREIEAGVDALMFGGNVVAELTLYQRNISDLLLQRTLSPSTGFATQFFNGGSLRNRGVEAMLQVTPVRGALEWTSAATFALNRSKVTDLPVPAFQTGGFGTSLGSFRIEKGASATQIVGNSGLDENGECCVVKKLGDTEPTFRMSFTNSLKYDAFTLSFLFDWQQGSDIINLTRLIYDSAGASADYVEHGRDRLQAQATNAGIYIEDATFLKLREVTVTYQLPPTFVAKLPKVKTARLSFSARNLLTFTGYSGLDPEVSNFGNQAIARNIDVAPYPPSRSFWTSLDVGF; this is encoded by the coding sequence ATGGCGCGGAGTGGAGCAGTGATTCCAGGGTGCGTGATCGCACTCTTCTCGTTGCAAACCTTGGCGCAGGAGCCCACGTCGGGCGCCGCGCCGTCGACCCCACCCGCGGCGAATCCGCCCGCGGCGACCGCACCGGCGCCAGCATCCGCGCCGAGTCCGGCACCTGCGGCGACCGCACCGGCGACCAGCGCGCCGGCGGCGACCGCTCCGGTGGAGGGACGCACCATCCGGGGCAAGGTGTTCGACAAGCTGACGAGCGACGGGCTTCCGTTGGTGCGCGTCATCATCAAGGGCTCGACGAAGGGCACCGAGACGGAGGTGGACGGCAGCTTCACGCTGCCAGGCGCGCCGCGCGGACCGGTGACGCTGCTGTTCTCCAGCCAGGACTACAAGGAGCGAGAGGTCTCCGTCGGAGCCAGCCAGAGCGACGTGCGCGTCGTCATGGAGGGCAGCTTCTCCGAGGAGATGGTCGTGGTGGGCCGCGCCAGTGAGCTGGCCCGCAAGAACGTGGCCAACGCGGTGGCGTCCGTGAACGCGGAAGAGGTCACCCGCACGCCCACGCAGACGGTGGATCAAGCCCTCCAAGGGAAGATCGCCGGCGCCAACATCCAGAGCAACTCCGGCGCGCCGGGCGGTGGTCTGCAGATCCGCATGCGCGGCGTGTCCACCATCAACGGCTCGACGGCGCCGCTCTACGTCGTGGACGGCGTGCTCGTCAGCGACGTGGCGGTGGCATCCGGCGTGTTCGCGGTGACGGCGTCCGTGGGCGGCTCCAACCCGTCGCCCACGCAGGACAATCAGGTCAACCGCATCGCGGACATCAACCCCAACGACATCGAGAGCATCGAGGTCCTCAAGGGCGCGTCCGCCGCCGCCATCTACGGCTCCAAGGCGGCCAACGGCGTCATCATCATCACCACCAAGCACGGCCGCACCGCCGAGCCCGAGGTGAACGTCACGCAGCGGGTGGGCATGTACACGCTCGCCAACAAGCTGGGCTCGCGCCAGTTCAACAGCCTCGAGGAGGCGCAGGCCGCGTACAAGAAGGTGGACGTCTCGCAGTACTACGTCCCCGGCCGCACGTTTGATCACGAGGCGGAGCTGGCGGGCCGTCGCGACGTGTCCAGCGAGACGCTGGCCAGCGTGAGCGGCGCCTCCGGCAACACGAAGTACTTCGCCTCGGCGCTCGTGAAGAACGACGAGGGCATCGTCGCCAACACCGGGTATGAGAAGCAGTCGTTCCGCCTCAACCTGGGTCAGAAGCTGGGCGAGTCGGTGGACGTCAGCGTCACCAGCAACCTGCTGCACACGCTGGGACAGCGCGGCCTCACCAACAACGACAACCGCGGCATCTCCAACTACATGGTGCTGCCGTTCACCCCGTCGTTCTACGACGCGAAGGCGGGCTCGGACGGCCTCTATCCGTCCAACCCCTTCCTCGGGAGCACGGCCAACCCGCTGCAGACCATCGCGCTCATGCGCAACGACGAAGACGTCTGGCGCCTGGTGGGCAGCGCGGACGCCACGTGGCACGCCTGGCAGACAGACGAGAACCACCTGCGCGTGCTGGCCAACTTCGGCGTGGACCGCTTCCAGCAGGAGAACACGCTGTACTTCCCGCCCGCGCTCAACTTCGAGCCGGTGGATGACGGCAAGCCGGGCAGCTCGCTGTTCGGCACCAGCCAGGTGCGCAACCTCAACGGCGGCCTCAACCTGGTCCACACGTACTCGCCCACCTCCAAGAGCATCGTGGCCACCACCTCCGGTGGTATCCAGATGGAGGAGCGCAGCCTCGACTCGGTCTACATCGTCAGCCGCAACCTCAACGGCGGACAGCAGAACGTGGACTCGGGTACGGACGTGAGCGTGCGGCAGAACCGCACCCTCGTGCGCGACCGCGGCTACTACATCCAGGAGGAGGCCCTGCTGTTGGACCAGCGCCTGACCCTGGTGGGCGCGCTGCGCGCCGAGCAGAGCAGCGCCAACGGCAACCCGGACGCGCTGTTCTTCTATCCGAAGCTCGCCTCCGCCTACCGCATCCCCACCACGTCGCCGGCCTTCAACGAGCTGAAGGTGCGCGTCGCCTACGGTGAGACGGGCAACCAGCCGCTGTATGGCCAGAAGTTCAGCGGCCTGGCGGCCACGGGCAACATCGGCGGCAACCCGGGCCTCGTCGGCACGGGCATCGCGGGCGACCCGAACATCAAGCCCGAGCGCCAGCGGGAGATCGAAGCGGGCGTGGACGCGCTCATGTTCGGCGGCAACGTGGTGGCCGAGCTGACGCTCTACCAGCGCAACATCAGCGACCTCTTGCTGCAGCGCACGCTGTCTCCGTCCACCGGCTTCGCCACGCAGTTCTTCAACGGCGGCTCGCTGCGCAACCGCGGCGTGGAGGCGATGCTCCAGGTGACGCCGGTGCGCGGCGCGCTGGAGTGGACGTCCGCGGCCACCTTCGCCCTCAACCGCAGCAAGGTGACGGACCTGCCGGTGCCGGCGTTCCAGACGGGCGGCTTCGGAACGAGCCTGGGTTCGTTCCGCATCGAGAAGGGCGCGTCCGCCACGCAGATCGTCGGCAACTCGGGCCTGGATGAGAACGGCGAGTGCTGCGTGGTGAAGAAGCTGGGCGACACCGAGCCCACCTTCCGCATGTCCTTCACCAACTCGCTCAAGTACGACGCCTTCACGCTGTCGTTCCTGTTCGACTGGCAGCAGGGCAGCGACATCATCAACCTGACCCGGCTCATCTACGACTCCGCGGGCGCGTCCGCGGACTACGTGGAGCACGGGCGAGATCGCCTGCAGGCGCAGGCCACCAACGCGGGCATCTACATCGAGGACGCCACGTTCCTGAAGCTGCGCGAGGTCACCGTCACCTATCAGCTCCCGCCCACCTTCGTGGCGAAGCTGCCCAAGGTGAAGACGGCCCGCCTGAGCTTCAGCGCCCGCAACCTGCTCACCTTCACCGGCTACTCGGGCCTCGACCCGGAGGTGAGCAACTTCGGCAACCAGGCCATCGCGCGCAACATCGACGTGGCCCCCTATCCGCCCAGCCGCAGCTTCTGGACGTCTCTCGACGTGGGGTTCTAA
- a CDS encoding RagB/SusD family nutrient uptake outer membrane protein produces MTIRPMKNLLAALCAVMALGACGSLDVPDLNNPSRDDFVEKPTRQAVVSGATGLLLGRRVGIAAQNGYVAELGVLGREAYIFDASDPRFVTELLGPALDPGGPVFGGNFWLNPYANIRNANTVMDALPRVAGMTDAEKEAIRGYAKTLQALDLLLVLNTHYDNGVVLDVNRPLGDSLAPIETDKAKVYGFIVGLLDEGRDHLLHGGDTFPFALSAGFKGFNTPATFLKVNRAVKARVDVYRGDFVQALEDLSGSFLDVKADLSVGVYDSFGSGSGELGNVLNGPTIFVHPSLITDAEKKVNGDLDNRVTRKTKKGAAGSDPDGKVSSDMAFTLYPDSNAPVTIIRNEELILLRAEANIGLKNYPAAADDLNFIRTTSGGLAPRFDITEATALDELLKQKRYSLLFEGGHRWIDLRRYNKLDTLPREYSDAPVHKQFPIPKPEMDGRK; encoded by the coding sequence ATGACCATCCGACCGATGAAGAACCTGTTGGCGGCGCTCTGCGCCGTGATGGCCCTGGGCGCCTGTGGCAGCCTGGACGTACCCGACCTCAACAATCCCAGCCGCGATGACTTCGTGGAGAAGCCCACGCGGCAGGCGGTCGTCTCCGGCGCCACGGGCCTGTTGCTCGGGCGGCGCGTCGGCATCGCCGCGCAGAACGGCTACGTCGCGGAGCTGGGCGTGCTGGGCCGCGAGGCATACATCTTCGATGCCTCGGATCCCCGCTTCGTCACGGAGCTGTTGGGCCCTGCCCTCGACCCGGGTGGCCCGGTGTTCGGCGGCAACTTCTGGCTCAACCCCTACGCCAACATCCGCAACGCCAACACGGTGATGGACGCGCTCCCTCGCGTGGCGGGCATGACCGATGCGGAGAAGGAGGCCATCCGCGGCTACGCCAAGACGCTCCAGGCGTTGGACCTCCTCCTCGTCCTCAACACGCACTACGACAACGGCGTGGTGCTCGACGTGAACCGGCCGCTGGGCGACTCCCTGGCGCCCATCGAGACCGACAAGGCCAAGGTGTATGGCTTCATCGTCGGCCTGCTCGACGAGGGGCGTGACCACCTGCTCCATGGCGGTGACACCTTCCCGTTCGCCCTCAGCGCGGGCTTCAAGGGCTTCAACACCCCGGCCACGTTCCTCAAGGTCAACCGCGCGGTGAAGGCGCGGGTGGACGTGTACCGAGGCGACTTCGTCCAGGCACTGGAGGACCTCAGCGGCTCCTTCCTGGATGTGAAGGCGGACCTGTCCGTGGGTGTCTATGACAGCTTCGGCTCGGGCTCCGGTGAGCTCGGAAACGTCCTCAACGGCCCGACCATCTTCGTCCACCCGTCCCTCATCACGGATGCGGAGAAGAAGGTGAATGGAGACCTGGACAACCGGGTGACGCGAAAGACGAAGAAGGGCGCGGCCGGCAGCGATCCGGACGGCAAGGTGTCCTCCGACATGGCGTTCACCCTCTACCCGGACAGCAACGCGCCGGTGACGATCATCCGCAACGAGGAGCTCATCCTCCTGCGCGCCGAGGCCAACATCGGCCTGAAGAACTACCCGGCGGCGGCGGATGACCTCAACTTCATCCGCACCACGTCCGGAGGGCTGGCGCCCCGCTTCGACATCACCGAGGCCACGGCCCTGGACGAGTTGCTGAAGCAGAAGCGCTACTCCCTCCTCTTCGAGGGCGGCCACCGGTGGATCGACCTGCGCCGCTACAACAAGCTGGACACGCTGCCCCGGGAGTACAGCGACGCCCCCGTGCACAAGCAGTTCCCCATCCCCAAGCCCGAGATGGACGGACGGAAGTAA